The DNA sequence AGTTCCTGGTCTTGAAGCTTTACCCCACTTACCTCCTAAGTATATCTTTAAACCTTTTTTTCCTTCATCAATTGCATCAAAGTGGCATTTTCCTATACATAACCCACAGTTATTGCATTTTTCTCTATCTATAAAAGCTTTACCATCAACCATACTTATAGCTCCTACTTTACAAGTATCTTTAGGAGCACATTTTTTACATCCTGAACACATATCTTCATCAAAATCTGGTACAAACTGTCCTATCACTCCAAAATCATTTAAGCTAGGTTTTATACAGTTATTTGGACATCCTCCCACTCCTATTTTAAATTTATGCGGTAATTTTACATCATACCATTTTTCATAAAACTCCTTATGAAGTTTAGTTCCTATTCCCTGCGTGTCACAAAGTCCAAATGTACAAACTGTACCTTTGCATGGAACTATAGGTCTTACTCTAGATCCTGTACCTCCTGAAACTAAATTGTCTTTTTTTAAATGTTCTTTAGTATTTTCTATATCTTCATATTTAATTCCAGGTATTTCTAAAGTAAGTCTTGATGTTAAAGATATATCTCCACTTCCATACTTCTTAGCTATTTCTGCCACATTTATTAATTGATCTGCAGTTATAGCTCCATTTTCAGTTATAACTCTACAAGAAAAATGTTTTCCATCATTATTTGATAAAAATCCTTGTCCCTTAACTTCTTTTCTCATTGCATCTGTTATTTTCATAATTAATTTACCCCCATTTCAGTGTTTATCTCTCTGTTTAAAGCTAATCCACCTTCTAAAATTTGTACATCTTTATATCCAAAATGCTTCATTCTATTATATGCTAAGTAAGCTCTTTTCCCTCTAGCACAAACCAAAAGAATTTTATCATCGTAATCAAAACCATCTAACTTTCCATTTAGTGTTGCTAAGTCTATAAACGGTATGCCTTCTAATTGAGATGTTTTATTTACATCTGCTAACTTATAATCTTCTTGATTTTCAATGAAATCATTGTATCTTACTATTTTTACAGCTCCATCAATTTTATTTAAAAGTACATTTGCCACATGCCCTAATGGATGTATAGCTGTTGAAAAAGGTGGAGCATATGCTAAATCTAGATTTTGTAAATCACTTATTGTAGCATTAAAAGTTATTGCCGTTGCAACTATATCTATCTGTTTATCGACATTACCTTCTCCAAATATCTGAGCTCCTAATACTCTTTTGCTGTTTTTATCTGCTATAAGTTTAATAATTATCATTTTAGAATCTGGATAATAATGAGCTTTATCATCTATTGGAACTATAACGCTCTCTACTTCATATCCTGAATCTTTTGCATCTTTTTCAGTTAGTCCAGTTCTTGCTGCATTTAAATTTAATAATTTCACTATTCCAGTTCCTAATACTCCGTTAAATGGAGTTTTTTCTCCACTTATAGTTTTAGCAACACATCTTCCTTCTTTATTTGCAGATGATCCCATCGGAGACCATGTAGGCTTTCCGCTTAGTATATTTTTTACTGTTACACAATCACCTACTGCATATATATCTTCATCATTAGTTTGCATATATTCATTAACTTTTATAGTTTTATTTGTCTCTAATTCTAAGCCACAATCACTTGCTATCTTTGTATTAGCTCTTATACCAACAGCCATTACTATCATATCTGCTTTCATAGCTCTTTTATCTGTTCTTACTTTCTTTACTTTATTATCTCCCTCTATAGAAATTAATCTTTCTCCAGTTAAAACCATTATCCCATTTTCCATTAATTCATCTTCAACATAAGAACATACCTCATCATCAAAACCTGGCATTATGTGGTCCATAGCTTCAACTAAAGTTGTTTTAACTCCCATTTCATGAAGGTTTTCAGCAACTTCAAGTCCTATAAACCCGCCTCCTACTACCACAGCTCTTTTTATATTATCAGTTTCAACAACTTCACGAACAGCTATAGCATCATTTGGAGTTCTCATATAATAAACACCTTCCAAATCTATTCCTTCTATAGGTGGTTTTACTGGGTCTGCACCTGTTGCTATAACCAATTTATCATAATTAAATTTAACTTCTTCATTATTATTTAAATTTATTGCATTTACTATTTTTTTATCTCTATCTATAGATAAAGCTTCTATTCCTGTTTTAACTTCTACTTGAGTTAAATCAGAAAAACTCTTAGGAGTATTTACTATCAAATCTGATTTATTTTCTATAACTCCTCCAACATAGTATGGAAGTCCACATCCTGCATATGAAATATTCTCTCCCTTAGTTATAAGAGTTACATCTAAATCTCTATTTTCACGTTTTAGTTTTGCAGCTGTTTTAGTTCCCGCAGCAACTCCCCCAATTACTAATACTTTCATATTACCCCTCCAAAAATTTTTACTAATTATATTTTTAACAATTCCTATTTAACTAAAGTGTATCAACTGTCTAGTATAATGTAAAATTATAAAATCTTATTGATTTATAAATTTAACTTATAGTACACTTTACTTATCAAAAGTGTATTGGGGGATACTATGATAGATTTTAGATTAAAAACATTTATAGACTTATGTGAAACTAAAAGTTATACAAAAACGGCAAAGAGACTATGTATTACTCAGCCTGCCGTTAGTCAACACATCAAATATATAGAATCTAAGTATAATATAAAATTATTTGATTACATAGGAAAAAATTTAACTCTAACTAAGCTAGGTCAAGACTTTTTAAATAACATTTTAAAATTAAAAACCATGTCTTTATCTATTGAAAATGATTTAAAAAATTCAAAATGTATATCTAAATCTTTATCATTTGGCGCAACTCGTAGTATTGGTGAATTTGTTATGCCAAATATTATAAAAAATTATTTAAAAGATTGTCCAAATGCTAATTTATCCATGGTTGTTGATAATACAAAAACATTATTGGATATGCTAAAAAAAGGTGTTTTAGAATTTTGTTTTATTGAAGGCCATTTTAATAAAGCAGATTACGAAACTCACTTATTTAGTTATGAAGATTTTATTTTTATTGCTTCTCCAGAAAATCATCTTGCTAAAAAATCTAATTTATCTCTCGAGGACTTATTTGGAGAAAATTTAATTCTTCGAGAGCAAGGTTCAGGTAGTCGAGATATATTTGAACTTTGGCTTTATGAACAAAATTATTCTAATAAAAATTTTAACTCCCTACTCCAAGTAGGTAATATTAATTTAATAAAAGATTTGGTAAAAAATAATTTTGGCATATCTATAATTTATAAAGTTGCTGTAATGGATGAATTAGAAAAAAATGAATTGATAATGCTAGATATAAATTCTATGAAATTATCTCATGAATTTAATTTTATATATTTAAAAGATTCTATATTTGCTTCAGAGTATGTGGATTTTTTTAATAAAATAAACAATTTTTAAACAGCTTAACTCCTTCTGATTCCCACGTTTTAAAAGGCTTAAATTTGTATTTTTATTTATTTAATTTTTTAAATTTTTAAAAAACCTGTTGCAAAAACCTTTTCCTTCGCACTATAATTCAAATCAAGAGCTAGATAAATATTTAATTAACAATATTTATTTTTTAGGGGGGGATTTTATGTCGACAGGAATGTTGATGGGATTAGGAGCTTGTGTAATTTTAGCTAGTGTTTCTACATTTTTAGGCAATCTTCAACATATAGTTGGTGCTCCTATGATAGGTTTGTTTCTAGGTGCTTTACTTGGAAATATAAAACCTGCTAAGGGAGACTATAAAAAAGGAACTACATATGCAGCAAAAAAACTTTTAAAGTTTGGTATTATTTTAGCTGGTGCTACACTTAACTTTAATGCAATAATTCAAACTGGTGGAAATGCACTTCCACTAATTATTACAAATATATGTATATCATTCTTAACTGCCTTATTAGTTGGTAAAGCTCTAGGAGTGTCTATTAATACAAGAAGATTGGTCGGCTCTGGTACTGCTATATGTGGAGGTACTGCTATAGCTACTGTTAGTCCAATAATAAATGCAAATGATGATGAAATGGCTTATGCTTTAACAGCAATATTTTTATTTGATGTTTTTGCAGCTCTAGCATTTCCATTTATAGCTAATAGCTTAAACTTAACTCCAGATCAATTTGGTTTACTTGCTGGTACTGCTATAAGCGATACTTCTAGTGTGGTTGCCGCTGGTGATACTTTTGCAAAACTTGTAGGTGTATCTTCAGCTTCTGAATTACCAGTTATAGTTAAACTTACTAGAACTACTTTCTTGGTTGTAGTAGCTATTGTATTTACGATAGTTGTTGTAAATGAAAAAAGAAAAGAAGCTCAACTTGTAAGTGCACACGCTTTAGGCAATTCATCTAATGAGCCTAAAAAATCTTTTGGAAAAATAATTATGGATGTATTTCCTTGGTTTATATTAGGATTTTTAGGTATGGCTATCCTAAATACATTTGGAGTTTTTCCTGAATCAACATCTCCATTTTTCAAAAAAGGTTATAAATTCTTGGTAACTACTGCTTTGGTAGGTGTTGGTTATAAAATAAATATAAAAGATTTATTTACAAAAGGTGCAAAGCCTATGATTTTAGGTGGTATAACTTGGTGTTCTGTTGCAATAGTCGCTATTGGATATGTGCTTATATTAATGTAAATTTTTAATATATTTTTTAAGGGATGACAAAAGTCATCCCTATCTTAATTTATTTTCTAAAGTTAACTGTTCTAACATTATCTTGATTATTTTTATTTATATTTTTAGATAAAGTTCCTTCTTTTAATCCAAGTAATTCTTCTACATCTTTTGGATATATACTAAGACCATAGTTAGCTAAATTATTCATAAATAAACCTTCATTCATAATTTTACTTTCAATTAGCATATCAAATGATTTTTTAAGTAACATTGGATTAGTAGATTTTATATTGTCATCTAATGGCTCTTTTTTAGACCATCCTTTTTTATCCATCTCATTCATTAAATACATATACTTTTTATAACTTACTTTACCTAATTGATATCCTCTAAGAATCATAG is a window from the Paraclostridium sordellii genome containing:
- a CDS encoding YeiH family protein, which encodes MSTGMLMGLGACVILASVSTFLGNLQHIVGAPMIGLFLGALLGNIKPAKGDYKKGTTYAAKKLLKFGIILAGATLNFNAIIQTGGNALPLIITNICISFLTALLVGKALGVSINTRRLVGSGTAICGGTAIATVSPIINANDDEMAYALTAIFLFDVFAALAFPFIANSLNLTPDQFGLLAGTAISDTSSVVAAGDTFAKLVGVSSASELPVIVKLTRTTFLVVVAIVFTIVVVNEKRKEAQLVSAHALGNSSNEPKKSFGKIIMDVFPWFILGFLGMAILNTFGVFPESTSPFFKKGYKFLVTTALVGVGYKINIKDLFTKGAKPMILGGITWCSVAIVAIGYVLILM
- a CDS encoding LysR family transcriptional regulator gives rise to the protein MIDFRLKTFIDLCETKSYTKTAKRLCITQPAVSQHIKYIESKYNIKLFDYIGKNLTLTKLGQDFLNNILKLKTMSLSIENDLKNSKCISKSLSFGATRSIGEFVMPNIIKNYLKDCPNANLSMVVDNTKTLLDMLKKGVLEFCFIEGHFNKADYETHLFSYEDFIFIASPENHLAKKSNLSLEDLFGENLILREQGSGSRDIFELWLYEQNYSNKNFNSLLQVGNINLIKDLVKNNFGISIIYKVAVMDELEKNELIMLDINSMKLSHEFNFIYLKDSIFASEYVDFFNKINNF
- a CDS encoding FAD-dependent oxidoreductase, with the translated sequence MKVLVIGGVAAGTKTAAKLKRENRDLDVTLITKGENISYAGCGLPYYVGGVIENKSDLIVNTPKSFSDLTQVEVKTGIEALSIDRDKKIVNAINLNNNEEVKFNYDKLVIATGADPVKPPIEGIDLEGVYYMRTPNDAIAVREVVETDNIKRAVVVGGGFIGLEVAENLHEMGVKTTLVEAMDHIMPGFDDEVCSYVEDELMENGIMVLTGERLISIEGDNKVKKVRTDKRAMKADMIVMAVGIRANTKIASDCGLELETNKTIKVNEYMQTNDEDIYAVGDCVTVKNILSGKPTWSPMGSSANKEGRCVAKTISGEKTPFNGVLGTGIVKLLNLNAARTGLTEKDAKDSGYEVESVIVPIDDKAHYYPDSKMIIIKLIADKNSKRVLGAQIFGEGNVDKQIDIVATAITFNATISDLQNLDLAYAPPFSTAIHPLGHVANVLLNKIDGAVKIVRYNDFIENQEDYKLADVNKTSQLEGIPFIDLATLNGKLDGFDYDDKILLVCARGKRAYLAYNRMKHFGYKDVQILEGGLALNREINTEMGVN
- a CDS encoding 4Fe-4S binding protein; translated protein: MKITDAMRKEVKGQGFLSNNDGKHFSCRVITENGAITADQLINVAEIAKKYGSGDISLTSRLTLEIPGIKYEDIENTKEHLKKDNLVSGGTGSRVRPIVPCKGTVCTFGLCDTQGIGTKLHKEFYEKWYDVKLPHKFKIGVGGCPNNCIKPSLNDFGVIGQFVPDFDEDMCSGCKKCAPKDTCKVGAISMVDGKAFIDREKCNNCGLCIGKCHFDAIDEGKKGLKIYLGGKWGKASRPGTPISGIHSEEEMMNILEKTLLIYREQGKTGERFGDMIDRIGVEDIEVKVLGNEILERKEEILEAQLHTVGGATC